The following proteins are encoded in a genomic region of Bosea beijingensis:
- a CDS encoding GyrI-like domain-containing protein produces MDKTQGIPLLWQKIVPHFGHIPGQRGYVAYGASYNCYDTGAFDYIAGAEVSSFSDLTDEFARLSVPEQLYAVFEHTGHITGIAQTYKAIWQDWFPKSGREPEMGVTLERMDERFDGATGNGIVDIWVPLKR; encoded by the coding sequence ATGGACAAGACGCAAGGCATCCCGCTGCTCTGGCAGAAGATCGTCCCGCATTTCGGGCATATCCCCGGCCAGCGCGGCTATGTCGCCTATGGCGCGAGCTATAATTGCTACGACACTGGCGCCTTCGACTATATCGCCGGGGCCGAGGTCTCCTCCTTCAGCGACCTCACCGACGAGTTCGCGCGACTGAGCGTGCCCGAGCAGCTCTATGCCGTATTCGAGCATACAGGCCACATCACCGGCATCGCCCAGACCTACAAGGCGATCTGGCAGGACTGGTTCCCGAAATCGGGGCGCGAGCCGGAGATGGGCGTCACGCTGGAGCGCATGGACGAGCGCTTCGACGGCGCGACCGGCAACGGCATCGTCGATATCTGGGTGCCGCTCAAGCGCTGA
- the glmU gene encoding bifunctional UDP-N-acetylglucosamine diphosphorylase/glucosamine-1-phosphate N-acetyltransferase GlmU, whose amino-acid sequence MQPARSCLAIVLAAGEGTRMKSRGPKVLHAVAGRSLLGHALAAVSEAGADAVAVVISSERPEVGDAARKQLPHAEIAIQHERRGTAHAALAATAAIAAGHDDVIIAFGDTPLVRPETFAALRRGLSEGAAVVALGFEAKDPTGYGRFVERDGRLEAIVEHKDATPEQRAITLCNAGLMALSGEHALSILEAIGSNNAQGEFYLTDAVEVARKRGLDAIALRAPESEVQGVNDRTQLAAVEADFQRRKRLAVMLGGATLVAPDTVFFSYDTQIGCDVVIEPNVVFGPGVRVDDGAVIHAFSHLEGATVGADASVGPFGRLRPGAKLAEKAKVGNFVEVKAADIGPGAKINHLTYIGDASVGAAANIGAGTVTCNYDGFNKAKTTIGAHAFVGSNSSLVAPVTIGEGAYVGSGSVITSDVAPDALAIGRGRQVEKEGWAPTFRAVAAAKKAAKKAAE is encoded by the coding sequence ATGCAGCCGGCCCGATCCTGCCTCGCGATCGTCCTGGCCGCCGGAGAGGGCACCCGCATGAAATCGCGGGGACCGAAAGTGCTCCACGCCGTGGCCGGCCGGTCGCTGCTCGGGCATGCGCTCGCGGCGGTCTCGGAGGCCGGTGCGGATGCGGTCGCCGTCGTGATTTCCTCGGAGCGTCCGGAGGTCGGTGACGCCGCGCGCAAGCAGCTTCCGCATGCTGAGATCGCGATTCAGCACGAGCGCCGGGGCACTGCCCATGCGGCGCTCGCAGCGACAGCCGCCATCGCGGCCGGCCATGACGACGTCATCATCGCCTTCGGCGACACGCCGCTCGTGCGTCCGGAGACCTTCGCCGCCCTTCGCCGCGGCTTGAGCGAGGGCGCTGCCGTCGTCGCGCTCGGCTTCGAGGCCAAGGACCCGACTGGCTACGGACGCTTCGTCGAAAGGGACGGCCGTCTCGAGGCGATCGTCGAGCACAAGGATGCCACCCCGGAGCAGCGCGCGATCACGCTCTGCAATGCCGGGCTGATGGCGCTCTCCGGCGAGCATGCGCTCTCGATCCTGGAGGCGATCGGCAGCAACAACGCCCAGGGCGAATTCTATCTCACCGACGCGGTCGAGGTGGCGCGCAAGCGCGGGCTCGACGCCATCGCGCTGCGGGCGCCGGAGAGCGAGGTCCAGGGCGTCAACGACCGCACCCAGCTCGCCGCCGTGGAAGCGGATTTCCAGCGGCGCAAGCGGCTGGCCGTCATGCTCGGCGGCGCGACGCTGGTCGCGCCCGATACGGTCTTCTTCAGCTATGACACGCAGATCGGCTGCGATGTCGTGATCGAGCCGAACGTGGTCTTCGGGCCCGGCGTGCGCGTCGATGACGGAGCGGTGATCCACGCCTTCTCGCACCTCGAAGGCGCGACCGTCGGCGCTGACGCCAGCGTCGGCCCCTTTGGCCGCCTGCGCCCCGGCGCGAAGCTCGCCGAGAAGGCGAAGGTCGGCAATTTCGTCGAGGTGAAGGCGGCCGATATCGGCCCCGGCGCCAAGATCAACCACCTGACCTATATCGGCGATGCCTCGGTCGGCGCGGCCGCGAATATCGGCGCCGGCACGGTCACCTGCAACTATGACGGCTTCAACAAGGCGAAGACGACGATCGGCGCCCATGCCTTCGTCGGATCGAACTCGTCGCTGGTTGCGCCGGTGACGATCGGCGAGGGCGCCTATGTCGGCTCCGGCTCGGTCATCACCAGCGATGTCGCGCCGGACGCGCTCGCCATCGGCCGCGGCCGGCAGGTCGAGAAGGAAGGCTGGGCGCCGACCTTCCGCGCCGTCGCCGCGGCCAAGAAAGCCGCCAAGAAGGCGGCCGAATAG
- a CDS encoding glucan biosynthesis protein, which translates to MSKPLNRRQFLEGAAGGAALLSLAGPAAAQAPTGAASFNIPSLVDGQRFDPGLVVDAARALAQRPLIPLAANDLPEGYTTLPADQYAGIRMQQGGTVWAGENRGFTVEPLHRGYVFSNPVSLFTIEEGTIRRIGFDRSKFDYGRVAPPPANADLQFSGMRIAAGLERPFEVAVFQGGTFFRALARGQNFGAMARALILRPGETRGEELPFFRAFWIERPSPAVGSLVIHGLLDSESVAGAVRMTLRPGDVTFVDVEMTLFARQALDHVGFGCTSATFLSGPQSRRVFDDIRPSIGEVSGVQMQSGGGEWIYRPVNNPATLQVSSFVDENPKGFGLVQRERDPAAFQDDDQRFELRPSVWMEPLGDWGGGSVQLIEIPNDHEPNKNIIMYWRPKQPLAAGSELSLSYRQAWCWQPPERPPLALATRSRQGKGSQGRRRRFIVEFTGDRLADAALIASTRATITAQPGAVQNVRLWPYPERKLMRVGFEVDPGNDNLSELRLVLQSGGQPVSETWLNRWTW; encoded by the coding sequence ATGTCGAAACCCTTGAATCGTAGGCAGTTTCTGGAAGGCGCCGCTGGCGGCGCAGCGCTGCTCTCGCTGGCCGGCCCGGCCGCGGCGCAGGCCCCGACGGGTGCGGCTTCCTTCAATATCCCCTCCCTCGTCGACGGGCAGCGCTTCGACCCGGGTTTGGTGGTCGATGCGGCAAGGGCCCTGGCTCAGCGCCCGCTGATTCCGCTGGCTGCCAACGACCTGCCAGAGGGCTACACCACCCTGCCCGCGGACCAGTATGCGGGCATCCGCATGCAGCAGGGCGGCACGGTCTGGGCCGGCGAGAATCGCGGCTTCACGGTCGAACCGCTTCATCGCGGCTATGTCTTCTCGAATCCGGTGAGCCTGTTCACGATCGAAGAGGGCACGATCCGTCGCATCGGCTTCGACCGCAGCAAGTTCGATTATGGCCGCGTCGCGCCGCCGCCGGCCAATGCCGATCTGCAGTTCTCCGGCATGCGGATCGCGGCCGGGCTGGAGCGCCCCTTCGAGGTCGCGGTCTTCCAGGGCGGCACCTTCTTCCGCGCCCTGGCGCGGGGCCAGAATTTCGGGGCGATGGCGCGTGCGCTGATCCTGCGTCCGGGCGAGACACGCGGCGAGGAACTGCCGTTCTTCCGGGCGTTCTGGATCGAGCGGCCGAGCCCGGCCGTGGGCTCGCTGGTGATTCACGGCTTGCTCGATTCGGAAAGCGTCGCGGGTGCCGTACGGATGACGCTGCGCCCGGGCGACGTCACCTTCGTCGATGTCGAGATGACGCTGTTCGCGCGCCAGGCGCTGGACCATGTCGGCTTCGGCTGCACGAGCGCGACCTTCCTCTCCGGCCCGCAGAGCCGGCGCGTCTTCGACGACATCCGCCCCTCGATCGGCGAGGTCTCGGGCGTCCAGATGCAGTCGGGCGGTGGCGAGTGGATCTACCGGCCTGTCAACAACCCGGCGACCCTGCAGGTCTCGTCCTTCGTCGACGAGAATCCGAAGGGCTTCGGTCTGGTCCAGCGTGAGCGAGACCCCGCCGCCTTCCAGGACGACGACCAGCGCTTCGAACTTAGGCCAAGCGTCTGGATGGAGCCGCTCGGCGATTGGGGGGGCGGCTCGGTCCAGCTCATCGAGATCCCCAACGATCACGAGCCGAACAAGAACATCATCATGTACTGGCGGCCGAAGCAGCCGCTCGCGGCCGGCAGCGAGCTATCGCTGAGCTACCGCCAGGCCTGGTGCTGGCAGCCGCCTGAGCGTCCGCCCCTGGCGCTCGCCACCCGCTCGCGCCAGGGCAAGGGCTCGCAGGGGCGCCGGCGGCGTTTCATCGTCGAGTTCACCGGCGACAGGCTCGCCGATGCGGCGCTGATCGCCTCGACGCGGGCGACGATCACGGCCCAGCCCGGCGCTGTGCAAAATGTCCGCCTGTGGCCCTACCCGGAGCGCAAGCTGATGCGCGTCGGCTTCGAGGTCGACCCCGGCAACGACAATCTGTCAGAGCTCCGGCTCGTCCTGCAATCGGGCGGTCAGCCCGTCTCTGAGACCTGGTTGAATCGATGGACCTGGTAA
- a CDS encoding succinate dehydrogenase assembly factor 2, translating into MSGSTRSSADLDPRRRKILFRAWHRGMREMDLIMGRFADDAIAGFSDAELDEFERLIEVLDRDLLSWVTGEAPVPENYDTDLFRKLKAFHTHDKPIHV; encoded by the coding sequence ATGTCCGGCTCGACCCGCTCCAGCGCCGATCTCGACCCGCGCCGCCGCAAGATCCTGTTCCGCGCCTGGCATCGTGGCATGCGCGAGATGGACCTGATCATGGGTCGCTTCGCAGATGACGCCATCGCCGGATTCAGCGACGCCGAACTCGACGAATTCGAGCGCCTGATCGAGGTGCTGGACCGGGACCTGCTGAGCTGGGTGACCGGGGAGGCTCCCGTGCCGGAAAACTACGACACGGACCTGTTCCGCAAGCTCAAGGCTTTTCACACCCACGACAAGCCGATTCATGTGTGA
- a CDS encoding DUF502 domain-containing protein, whose amino-acid sequence MTAGPPDPRLILPTEILRPTWGARLRRYFLTGLVIAAPLAITASVTWWFINFIDGLVKPLIPNSYLPDSYLPYPIPGFGLVIALVGLTLLGFLTANLVGRSLLNAGEAILDRMPVVRSLYKGVKQVFETIFSQSGTSFRTVGMVQFPQPGMWSIVFIAQEAAPEIAGRLPAGQEPGDEQIGVFLPCTPNPTTGFFFYLPRREVVELSISVEDGAKLIMSAGLIQPGEQNGKPKLDGKSPVSA is encoded by the coding sequence ATGACAGCCGGCCCGCCCGATCCGCGGCTCATCCTGCCCACGGAAATCCTGCGCCCGACCTGGGGTGCGCGTCTGCGCCGCTATTTCCTGACGGGATTGGTCATCGCCGCGCCGCTCGCGATCACGGCCTCGGTGACCTGGTGGTTCATCAATTTCATCGACGGGCTGGTGAAGCCGCTCATCCCGAATTCCTATCTGCCCGATTCCTATCTGCCTTATCCGATACCGGGATTCGGCCTCGTCATCGCGCTGGTCGGGCTGACGCTGCTCGGCTTCCTAACCGCCAATCTCGTCGGGCGCTCGCTCCTCAATGCGGGCGAGGCGATTCTCGACCGCATGCCGGTGGTGCGCAGCCTCTACAAGGGCGTGAAGCAGGTCTTCGAGACGATCTTCTCGCAGTCCGGCACCTCGTTCCGCACGGTCGGGATGGTGCAGTTCCCGCAGCCGGGCATGTGGTCGATCGTCTTCATCGCGCAGGAGGCGGCGCCCGAGATCGCCGGGCGCCTGCCGGCCGGCCAGGAACCGGGTGACGAGCAGATCGGCGTCTTCCTGCCCTGCACGCCGAACCCGACCACAGGCTTCTTCTTCTACCTGCCGCGGCGCGAGGTCGTCGAACTCTCGATCTCGGTCGAGGATGGCGCCAAGCTCATCATGTCGGCCGGGCTGATCCAGCCCGGCGAACAGAACGGCAAGCCGAAGCTCGACGGCAAGTCCCCGGTCAGCGCTTGA
- a CDS encoding helix-turn-helix transcriptional regulator translates to MDPVKAAIWCIESRFTAELTLDEIAEVSGVSRFHLSRAFGVATGRSVMRYVRERRLSEAARQLANGAPDILSVALDWGYGSHEAFTRAFREQFGITPEELRARRDLSSLALVEPLNMHDITPAPIAEPRIVTGKPS, encoded by the coding sequence ATGGACCCGGTCAAGGCAGCCATCTGGTGCATCGAGAGCCGCTTCACCGCCGAGCTGACGCTCGACGAGATCGCGGAGGTCAGCGGCGTCTCGCGTTTCCATCTCAGCCGCGCCTTCGGCGTGGCGACCGGCCGCTCGGTGATGCGCTATGTGCGCGAGCGCCGGCTGTCGGAGGCGGCGCGGCAGCTCGCGAACGGTGCGCCAGACATCCTCTCGGTCGCGCTCGACTGGGGCTATGGCTCCCACGAAGCCTTCACCCGCGCCTTTCGCGAGCAGTTCGGCATCACGCCGGAAGAGCTGCGCGCCCGGCGCGACCTCTCATCGCTCGCCCTCGTGGAGCCTCTCAACATGCATGACATCACCCCCGCCCCCATCGCCGAGCCCCGCATCGTCACCGGCAAGCCCAGCTGA
- the recG gene encoding ATP-dependent DNA helicase RecG, producing MRPSILDPLFAPVTTLSGVGPKLGKVLDKFLGDEMRPARVIDLMFQLPTGAVDRRPSPSIADTPIGDVATFTARVSEHRPAPAGKKAPYRIIVEDETGDVTLVFFHADSRHLAQTLPIGAYRLISGKLELWEGMRQIVHPERVLDPKLAATLPAFEPVYPLTEGIGQRMMMRTAQAAAERCPEMPEWQDPAFLAKGDFPSFHAAIEALHHPVDRKAAEGDTVARRRIGYDELLASQIALALVRRQQKKIAGRATTGDGGIRFRIQSALPFELTEGQRKAIADIHSDMAKPEKMLRLLQGDVGSGKTVVALMSMAAAAEAGRQSVLMAPTEILARQHAERLAPLAEKAGLKLALLTGREKGAGRKQVLAGLADGSIDIAVGTHALFQDGVAFHDLALAVVDEQHRFGVHQRLLLGSKGEAVDVLVMTATPIPRTLSLTWFGDMDISILSEKPAGRKPIVTRAISSERYDEVVGAIGRAIETGAQAYWVCPLVQESDTLDVAAAQERYDALREIFGDKVGLLHGQMPGRDKDAAMAAFVAGETRILVSTTVIEVGVDVPNASVMVIEHAERFGLAQLHQLRGRIGRGQAASTCLLLYKGPLGPVAEARLTIMRETEDGFRIAEEDLRLRGEGEVLGTKQSGSPDWRIARPEIDGDLVAAARDDARLLIERDPDLETPRGQAIRVLLYLFERDVAIRLLRAG from the coding sequence TTGCGCCCTTCGATCCTCGATCCGCTCTTCGCTCCCGTCACGACGCTCTCCGGCGTCGGGCCCAAGCTCGGCAAGGTGCTGGACAAGTTTCTCGGCGACGAGATGCGGCCGGCGCGCGTCATCGACCTGATGTTCCAGCTCCCGACGGGCGCCGTCGACCGCCGGCCGAGCCCCTCGATCGCGGATACGCCGATCGGCGATGTCGCGACCTTCACCGCCCGCGTCAGCGAGCATCGCCCGGCGCCGGCCGGCAAGAAGGCGCCCTATCGCATCATCGTCGAGGACGAGACCGGCGACGTCACGCTCGTCTTCTTCCATGCCGATTCCCGGCATCTCGCACAGACCCTGCCCATCGGCGCCTATCGCCTGATCTCGGGCAAGCTCGAGCTCTGGGAGGGCATGCGCCAGATTGTGCATCCCGAGCGCGTCCTCGATCCCAAGCTCGCAGCAACATTGCCGGCCTTCGAGCCGGTCTATCCGCTGACCGAGGGCATCGGCCAGCGCATGATGATGCGGACCGCGCAGGCCGCGGCAGAGCGCTGCCCGGAGATGCCGGAATGGCAAGACCCGGCCTTTCTCGCCAAGGGCGATTTCCCATCGTTCCATGCAGCGATCGAGGCCCTGCACCACCCGGTCGACCGCAAGGCGGCCGAAGGCGACACGGTCGCGCGCCGCCGCATCGGCTATGACGAGTTGCTGGCGAGCCAGATCGCGCTCGCGCTGGTGCGCCGCCAGCAGAAGAAGATCGCCGGCCGCGCCACCACCGGCGATGGCGGCATACGCTTCCGCATTCAATCCGCCCTGCCCTTCGAATTGACCGAGGGCCAGCGCAAGGCCATCGCCGATATCCATTCCGACATGGCCAAGCCGGAGAAGATGCTGCGCCTGCTCCAGGGCGATGTCGGCTCCGGCAAGACAGTGGTCGCGCTGATGTCCATGGCCGCCGCCGCCGAGGCCGGACGGCAATCGGTCCTGATGGCACCGACGGAAATCCTCGCGCGCCAGCACGCGGAGAGACTGGCGCCGTTGGCCGAGAAGGCCGGGCTGAAGCTCGCTTTGCTCACCGGGCGCGAAAAAGGCGCCGGGCGCAAGCAGGTACTCGCCGGGCTGGCCGACGGCTCGATCGACATCGCCGTCGGCACACACGCGCTGTTCCAGGATGGCGTCGCCTTCCATGATCTCGCGCTCGCCGTGGTCGACGAGCAGCATCGCTTCGGCGTCCACCAGCGCCTGCTGCTCGGCTCCAAGGGCGAAGCCGTCGACGTGCTGGTGATGACCGCGACGCCGATCCCGCGCACGCTCTCGCTGACGTGGTTCGGCGACATGGACATCTCGATCCTCTCCGAGAAACCGGCGGGCCGGAAGCCGATCGTCACCCGCGCGATCTCCTCCGAACGCTATGACGAGGTCGTCGGCGCCATAGGCCGGGCGATCGAGACCGGAGCGCAGGCCTACTGGGTCTGCCCGCTCGTGCAGGAATCCGACACGCTCGACGTCGCCGCCGCGCAGGAGCGTTATGACGCCCTGCGCGAAATCTTCGGCGACAAGGTCGGGCTGTTGCACGGCCAGATGCCCGGCCGCGACAAGGACGCCGCCATGGCGGCCTTCGTTGCCGGCGAGACGCGCATTCTCGTCTCGACCACCGTGATCGAGGTCGGCGTCGACGTGCCCAATGCCAGCGTCATGGTGATCGAGCATGCCGAGCGCTTCGGCCTCGCCCAGCTTCATCAATTGCGCGGGCGCATCGGGCGTGGGCAAGCCGCCTCGACCTGCCTGCTGCTCTACAAAGGGCCGCTCGGGCCGGTCGCCGAGGCGCGGCTGACCATCATGCGCGAGACCGAGGATGGCTTCCGCATCGCCGAGGAGGATCTGCGCCTGCGCGGCGAAGGCGAGGTGCTCGGCACCAAGCAATCGGGCTCGCCGGACTGGCGCATCGCCCGCCCCGAGATCGACGGCGACCTGGTGGCGGCGGCGCGCGACGATGCGCGGCTCCTGATCGAGCGCGACCCGGATCTGGAGACGCCGCGCGGCCAGGCGATCCGGGTGCTGCTCTACCTGTTCGAGCGCGACGTCGCGATCCGGCTGCTCAGGGCGGGATAG
- a CDS encoding YbaN family protein produces MTEPDQPRRRWSRPLLFAMGWVFTALGVIGLILPLMPGTIFLIAAAWSFSQSSPRFEAWLIGHPRLGPHVLRWRKTGAIARRAKILACGSMALSFVLLTQTSAPPVALATAALCLVGAALYVSTRPEA; encoded by the coding sequence GTGACCGAGCCCGATCAGCCGCGACGCCGATGGTCGCGGCCGCTGCTCTTCGCTATGGGCTGGGTGTTCACGGCGCTCGGGGTCATCGGGCTGATCCTGCCCTTGATGCCCGGCACGATCTTCCTGATCGCCGCGGCCTGGAGCTTCTCGCAGTCCTCGCCGCGATTCGAGGCCTGGCTGATCGGCCATCCGCGGCTTGGGCCGCATGTCCTGCGCTGGCGGAAGACCGGCGCGATCGCCCGGCGCGCGAAAATTCTCGCCTGCGGTTCGATGGCGCTGAGCTTTGTCCTTCTGACACAAACGAGCGCGCCGCCGGTCGCTCTCGCGACGGCGGCGCTGTGTCTGGTCGGTGCAGCTCTTTACGTCTCGACCCGGCCCGAGGCCTGA
- the glmS gene encoding glutamine--fructose-6-phosphate transaminase (isomerizing) produces MCGIVGILGKEAVATQVVEALRRLEYRGYDSAGVATLEAGKLTRRRAEGKLKNLEIRLSNEPLEGLVGIGHTRWATHGKPNETNAHPHATPKLAVVHNGIIENFRDLRAELQADGYVFETETDTEIVAHLVTRELDRGKSPTDAVAASLPRLHGAFALAFLFQGEEDLLIGARKGSPLAVGVGEGEMYLGSDALALAPFTNLIAYLEEGDWVVLHRRGATFYDKTNKQVERRAQRVAAGAFLVEKGNHRHFMAKEIYEQPEVVGHTLTQYLDMANGKVRLPFGEQIDWKGLSRLTISACGTSYYAGLIAKYWFEKLARLPVEIDVASEFRYREAPLPDQGLALFVSQSGETADTLAGLRYARQNGQVILSVVNVPTSTIARESDAVAQTLAGPEIGVASTKAFVCQLAVFASLALAAARARGTLSAQDEANHVQHLISLPGLMARALQLEPQIEQLSHKLSRAKDVLYLGRGTSFPLALEGALKLKEISYIHAEGYPAGELKHGPIALIDEDMPVIVVAPYDALFEKTASNMQEVAARGGRIILVTDAKGAAECGIEPEATIIMPDMDPTFAPIVYALPIQMIAYQTAVFMGKDVDQPRNLAKSVTVE; encoded by the coding sequence ATGTGCGGCATCGTCGGGATTCTGGGCAAGGAAGCAGTCGCGACGCAAGTCGTCGAGGCGCTGCGGCGGCTTGAATATCGCGGATACGATTCCGCCGGCGTCGCGACCCTGGAAGCCGGAAAGCTCACTCGACGCCGCGCCGAGGGCAAGCTCAAGAATCTCGAGATCCGCCTGTCGAACGAGCCGCTCGAAGGCCTGGTCGGCATCGGCCACACCCGCTGGGCAACCCACGGCAAGCCCAACGAGACCAATGCCCATCCGCACGCGACGCCGAAGCTCGCGGTCGTGCATAACGGCATCATCGAGAATTTCCGCGACCTGCGCGCCGAGCTTCAGGCCGACGGTTACGTCTTCGAGACGGAGACTGATACCGAGATCGTCGCCCATCTCGTCACCCGCGAGCTCGACCGCGGCAAGTCCCCGACGGATGCGGTCGCCGCCAGCCTGCCGCGCCTGCACGGCGCTTTCGCGCTCGCTTTCCTGTTTCAGGGCGAGGAAGACCTGCTGATCGGCGCCCGCAAGGGCTCGCCCCTGGCAGTCGGCGTCGGCGAGGGCGAGATGTATCTCGGCTCGGACGCGCTGGCGCTCGCGCCCTTCACCAATCTCATCGCCTATCTGGAGGAGGGCGACTGGGTCGTGCTCCACCGCCGTGGCGCGACCTTCTACGACAAGACCAACAAGCAGGTGGAACGCCGCGCCCAGCGCGTCGCCGCCGGCGCCTTCCTGGTCGAGAAGGGCAATCACCGCCACTTCATGGCCAAGGAGATCTACGAGCAGCCCGAGGTCGTCGGCCACACGCTGACGCAGTATCTCGACATGGCCAATGGCAAGGTGCGCCTGCCCTTCGGTGAACAGATCGATTGGAAGGGCCTGTCGCGTCTGACAATCAGCGCCTGCGGCACCTCCTATTATGCCGGCCTCATCGCGAAATACTGGTTCGAGAAGCTGGCGCGCCTGCCGGTCGAGATCGATGTCGCCTCCGAGTTCCGCTATCGCGAGGCGCCGCTGCCGGACCAGGGCCTGGCGCTCTTCGTCTCGCAGTCCGGCGAAACCGCCGACACGCTGGCCGGGTTGCGCTATGCCCGCCAGAACGGGCAGGTCATCCTCTCGGTCGTCAACGTGCCGACCTCGACGATCGCCCGGGAGAGCGATGCCGTCGCGCAGACGCTCGCCGGCCCCGAGATCGGCGTCGCCTCGACCAAGGCCTTCGTCTGCCAGCTCGCGGTCTTCGCCTCGCTCGCACTCGCCGCGGCTCGCGCCCGCGGCACGCTCTCGGCGCAGGACGAGGCCAACCATGTGCAGCATCTGATCTCGCTGCCGGGGCTGATGGCCCGCGCGCTGCAGCTCGAACCGCAGATCGAGCAGCTCTCGCACAAGCTCTCGCGCGCCAAGGACGTGCTCTATCTCGGCCGTGGAACGAGCTTCCCGCTCGCGCTCGAAGGCGCGCTGAAGCTCAAGGAAATCAGCTACATCCATGCCGAAGGTTATCCGGCTGGCGAATTGAAGCACGGGCCGATCGCGCTGATCGACGAGGATATGCCGGTCATCGTGGTCGCGCCTTATGACGCACTGTTCGAGAAGACCGCCTCCAACATGCAGGAGGTCGCGGCGCGTGGCGGCCGGATCATCCTCGTCACCGATGCGAAGGGCGCCGCCGAATGCGGCATCGAGCCGGAGGCGACGATCATCATGCCCGACATGGACCCGACCTTCGCGCCGATCGTCTATGCCCTGCCGATCCAGATGATCGCCTATCAGACGGCGGTTTTCATGGGCAAGGACGTCGACCAGCCGCGCAATTTGGCAAAATCCGTCACGGTGGAGTGA